A portion of the Lolium rigidum isolate FL_2022 chromosome 1, APGP_CSIRO_Lrig_0.1, whole genome shotgun sequence genome contains these proteins:
- the LOC124708791 gene encoding uncharacterized protein LOC124708791: MERARRPQVPAFGEWNYCYHHYGEPPAAECYCAPVPEPEQEACSDVWFRYSPPPRKPTPKKTRRPDGDVAHREKGGGRRARASEAGGMARATAIKTRGASGSRVVRPVDEDLYQVPPPELVSSHRPRRKRRSLLMGCLGLNSCVV, from the exons ATGGAG AGGGCGAGGAGGCCGCAGGTGCCGGCGTTCGGGGAGTGGAACTACTGCTACCACCACTACGGCGAGCCGCCCGCCGCCGAGTGCTACTGCGCCCCGGTGCCGGAGCCAGAGCAGGAGGCCTGCAGCGACGTGTGGTTCAGGTACTCGCCGCCTCCGCGCAAGCCCACGCCCAAGAAGACGAGGAGGCCGGATGGCGACGTAGCTCATCGGGAGAAGGGAGGCGGCCGGCGCgcgagggcgtcggaggctggcggcATGGCGCGCGCCACCGCGATCAAGACCAGAGGCGCCTCCGGCTCCAGGGTGGTGCGGCCGGTCGACGAGGACCTGTACCAGGTGCCGCCGCCGGAGCTCGTCAGCTCCCACCGGCCGAGACGGAAGAGGAGGAGCCTGCTGATGGGAtgcttgggcctcaactcctgcgTCGTCTGA